Below is a window of Vulpes vulpes isolate BD-2025 chromosome 14, VulVul3, whole genome shotgun sequence DNA.
CCCTGACAGTTGTGTAAGAGCAGCAAACTGTGTCCTGCCTCTTTTTACAAGGGCACAAATCCCTTTCCTGAGGACTACACCCTCATGACCTAGTTGCCTCTtaaaggctccacctcctaacaccatcacacTGGGAGTTAGACTTCAACTTAAGAATTTGAGGAGGACACAAATATTCTGTCCATGGCAAATGGCAGTTCAATGGGAGTGTGAGCTACCCAAGCAGACAGCAGGTGCGTGTTTCCAGGATGTTGGGAAAGATCATTGGACAGATGTGGCCATCCATTGACGTGAGCTAGACCTGGGCACTGGGAAGCTCCATACCTCcccctgtccttggaatatgGACTCCACTTGCCTTTCCTGCTTCCAGAAGCTGCTCCAAGGACATAGCCTTGAGATAGTAATGTGATGGTAACATTTGTAAGACATATGTGACTGAACCAGTTAAAGCCACTATAGAAACTTTGAAGATTGGACAGTGGGATGCGGGGATCCATTCATCTCGCTGCCACCTGAGACAAGTCTTGTATGTAATTTCCTTTTGCTTAGctctgggcatgaagcctgcttaagattttctctctctctccctctgcgccaCACCCCTTTTGtgctctaaacaaacaaacaaacaaacaaacaaacaaacaaacaaacaaaactgctGTTTACCAGTCTGGAGTGGCCTCCCTGTTTCTTTGGTCTTTCCCTGCCCTTTGTGCTtttggaggccagtttcagattaCCCTGGGGAAGTTCCCCGAAAGAGTTGTGAACagttgctgcttttttttttcttttttgtaacaCAACTGCCTGActggttttccatttttcattctcaCCCATGGTGTACAGGTTTCCAATTTCCTCACCTGCACTTCTGTCCCTTTAAATAGTGGCTATCCTCATGGATGGGAGAGGGTAGCTagctcatggtggttttgattcacatttctgCTTGGAGATGTTGACCATCtgttttcatatgcttgttggctatttgtatgtcttcttcagagaaatgtttattcaaatccttATCCTTGCCCATTTTTGATCAGGTTATTCTTGTTGATTtgtgtaaggttttttttttttttaagattttatttatttatttatttatgagagagagagagagggagagagagaggcagagacacaggcagagggagaagcaggctccatgcaggaagcctgacgtgggactcgatcctggatctccaggatcacaccctggactgaaggcgacactaaactgctgagccacccgggctgccctgatttgtGTAAGTTTCTTATGTGTtctagatattaaccccttatagatacatgatttgcaaattttttcttccattccgtaggctgtttcttttttttttttaagatttttatttatttattcatgacacacacacacacacacacacacacacacactcacacacacacacacaggcagagacacaggcagagggagaagcaggctccatgcagggagcccaacgtgggactccatcccaggtctccaggatcacaccctgggctgaaggtggcgctaaactgctgagccacctgggctgcccctccaaCTGGTTTTCATGGAacacattattttctctcttcccacatTTTAATAATGGAAGAGTGTTGGAAATTTATAGGAACAAGACACATAGAGATTTGGTGTTTTGTGTGGTTGAGAAAATTGATGTTTTATGTGTTTGGATCCATTTAGATATTTTCCCGTAAAGTCaaattgatgtttatttttaaaaaagaaaagaaactaaataacTTTATACAATATCCCCACATTGTTGTAgccttttcatctttttatatacGTATTGAGCTATAACTGACCCAGCATAAAGTTCCCCCTTTTAGAGTGCACAGTTCAATGGTATATATTCAGAGTTGAGATGCattggactttattttattttattttgtgatttttaaaataaatttattttttattggtcttcaatttgccaacatatagaataacacccagtgctcatcccgtcaagtgcccacctcagtgcccgtcactcagtcacccccaccccctgccctcctccccttccaccacccctagttcgtttcccagagttaggagtctttcatgttctgtatGTATAAACTTCTGACAATGTAGTCATAAAATGTGCCTGTTGGTGTCACTGCAGAGCTCTGCAGCCCAGGTTTTTACTGATGCCTTTCTCTCAATGTTCTGTACTTTATTGTGGCCAAGTTGGGCACAGGTAAATGTAATGCATCGGTCTCAAGGGAGATTGTCATTGCAGAAATAGAGCATAAATTCATCTTTGAGTTTCCAAAGCTGAGCTCCAGATGAAAGATGTGAAAGTTTGGTAAAACACAGTCTCCTGTAGAGGCAGTCTGTCCCTATTTCCTCGCATCCCCTTACACACATTTCTGAGACTTTGCAACATTGCCCCATCTGTTGGGGAGAGGATGGGAGATGGAGGTAACGAACACTGGTGGGGTTCTGGGAAGGGTCCTGTGACCTGCTCCTCCTGAAAACCACAGCTCCAATTTGGATGGATTGGAGAGTCAGGACTCAGGCCTTCCTTCTTGGTGACATGGCTTGTGGAGTTCCTGCCTCGGTCTGGCCTGGCAGTGGAAGAACAGATCTGGATATGTGCTTTGCCTGAGTGGAGAGGACTTGAAACCACCCTGCAGAGTTTCCTGGGGTCCCAGAGTAGCCAGATTTTCTAATGTGCTGAGGAGGATTGTGGGCAAAGCTGAAAGCCAGCAGAAGTAGGgaagccctgagatcaagaaaaAGTTAATTCTAGGGTCCCTTGTATGTCTGTAGTTAAAGTTAGCACAGGGTGATGGACGTGCTAGCACATGCTGGCATAGACTGAAGTCACAGAGGCAACTTAGATACTACTGGGGATGGAGAGATTGAGGGAAGCCTGATTTGATGGAGGATAACCTGAATATCAAGATTAAGTCCCTGGAAAGGgtgcttaaaataaatattatgttaaatcatggaaaagttaaaaaatgtaatactttaataaaaaagattttatttatttatttgagagagagagagagagcgagagagagagatagacatgagtgggagagggacaagcagattccttgctgagtgtggagcctgatgcggggctcagtaccgggaccctgagatcatgacctgtgccaaagtcagatggttaaccgactgagccacccaggtgcacccccctcccccaatgtAATACTTCTTGCACACTTGGAATGGTGGCTTGAGAGTTGCATCAAAATTTAGTTGCATTCGGTTAATCATGTTACCTAATTGCTCCAAGGCACACACAGCTTCCCTGTTTGTCAGCAGGGGGTTGGGAGGAAAGGTTGGACTAGGTGTATCAGGAGCTTTTCCAGCTCAGCTTGATCAGGATGTGTGTCAGCATCTCTCAGCTGTTTCACTGCCCacttgtgaatatttttcttatatgttaCTTCTTTGCGTTCCTCTCCCCAATGTCCAGTGAGATTATCGAGAGTCACCAGGCTAGCCCAGGGTGATAAGAGAAGGGGGACATTCTCAGCCCCAGCAGAGatcatatgaaaatgcaaaagaaaaaatatatacaatccTGCCATCATGatagatgaaatattttgtcCTTCTGCTCCCCTTTCCAAGTCATGCCTATGGGTACCCCTTTTGTACCAGAGCCTAGAGTCTATGCTGTGCCCAAGGACTTTTAGGAGGCAAGAAGGATGGAGAAGTAAAAGCTGCCCTAGCAACCAGCTTTACAGACCCCATGACTCTAAAAATATCTCTCCAGCTCTGACCCTTCTCTTGAACCTAAGACCTATATGTTCATCTGCCTACTCAACATTGGCACTTGGATGATGAACAAACATTGTATTTAACATGTTCATTTAAGATGTTCAAAATTTGCTTTCCTAGGAGTCATagtgatttctaaaaatgtatatCTGATCTCATAATTTATTCTGTGGATTAAAACTCTCTaatgtctttcctttcttttttgagtgAAATCCAAACCCCCATCATGGCCAACAGCCCTGTGTGATTGTCTCCTGCCCATCTCCTCAGCATTGCTCCATGTCCCACTACTCTCCAATGCCAGCCCCACTGGCCTGCTCCCGCTTCAGGGGGAGGTTCCAAATTCCTTTATAGCTTAGGTCTTGGTGCAATGGGTTCTGATAACAGGAGTTTATTTCCCCAGGCTCTGGCAACTTTCAGATAGCAGCTCAAATATTCCCTTTTCAGAAAGGCTTTCAATActgttctttctgtctttcttttaagattttacctatttatttgccagagagagagcgattaagagaaagagcatgagtggggtgaggggcagagggagaagcagactccccactgagcagggagcccaatcccaggggctcaatcccaggacccccaggatcatgacctgagctgagggcagaagcttaaccgactggaccacccaggcacacctctACTATTTTTTCTAGATAGCTATCACTTAATTCCTGATTCCGTGGAGCTGTCATTGCAATCTGCAGTATTTGTGCACCCCTCTATTTTCTTCAGGACACATATCacattcttcttccttccttcctaacttctcccttcctcccttcctccctgacATCTTCCCCCCAtttgtccttccttcttttccttctttgtaacTGTCCTCATTTGACTGTAAACTCCACAAAGGTAGGGACCATCCCTACCAGTGTTCACCAGTGTTTCCTCTGTGTTGAAATAGTGCCTGCTACAGAGTATAAACTCAGTAATGTTTGTGAGATAAATGAAGGCATTATCTTCTTTGCAATGAGGCATTATTTGTGTGGAAGCTCTGGGCTTGCTCAGGACATAAGCTTTCTCTGAAAGGAAGAGGCATCTTTATTTATGTTCAAGCTGGGACTCTTCTGACTGCTTCCTTTTCCCTCTAGTGTCAAAGTATGAGACACTGGGATAGTCACTGTCACCTTCTCGAGGTAGGACTTGGATTGAGGAACtatctgaaattgtttttttaatgtatttttaaaattgaactaTAATGGAtacctgaaattttcttttcttttctttttttaagattttatttatttattcatgagagagagagacagagacagagacagagacagagacacaggcagaaggagaagcaggctccatgcagggaacccgacttgggactggatcccgggtctccaggatcacaccccaggccgaaggcggagctaaaccattgagccaccaaggaTGCCGGGATATCTGAAATTTTTGAGCAAATGTTTGGCAAAGACCATTCTGAGGTCTGTGTAGTATATGGATTGGAGACTCTAGAGTGAGAATCTTGAGGAGGCTCTTTGTGTGACCTAGGTATATGCTGATTGGGGTCTGAGCAACGTGAAGATGGACAGGAGGGAGAAGTCATGGGACTTGGTACCCAGGGTGTCTAGGACACAAAATATGACGTGGCAAGTCTTTGCTGTCCTTGATGAACCCAGAGAGTGTCTCTAAATTTTGCTCCCTAGGCACTTTACTGGTTTCATCCTTCTCCTGGCCCTGCTTCTGGGGGCGGGGAGctgtggggcagggaggccagggcatCCCAGAGCTCCCAGCATGagaggctggggatggggatATTGAAGTGGAAGCTGCTCTACTGTGAGTAGAAATTGTTGAAGAGGAGATTCATGTCTGAGAGGTAATGTAGTTTGGGGTTCAGCCCCTCCAACTCTGTGACTACAAAGATTCAAGGCCACAGTGAAACAAACGCAGTAGGATGCCTGTTTCCCCTAGGTATATTGATCTTTCTACAGAGAGCCTTTTTCCAGAAGTTGGCCTACACTTCCTCCCCCAGATCTTTACCAgggccatttttttctttttttttttttttaattggagttcaatttgccaacatataacataacacccagtgctcatcccgccaagtgcccccctcagtgcccatcacccagtcaccccaaccccccttccactactccttgttcatttcccagagttaggtgtctctcatgttttgtcaccttcactgatattttcactcattttctctcctttccctttattccctttcactaatttttatattctctaaatgaatgagaccatataatgtttgtccttttccgattgacttatttcactcagcataataccctccaggtccctccatgtcgaagcaaatggtgggtattcatcgtttctaatggctgaggaatattccattgtatacatagaccacatcttctttatccattcatcttttgatggacaccgaggctcccagGGCTGTTTTGGGACTAAGGACTAACCCTAGATCCACTCCACGACTGGAAAAGTGCAGGTgtccttcctttctgttctctagAGAGGTACAGAGTGGGATTTAGTGTAGAACGCAGGACTGAAAGATTGGGAAGCAGTAGAATGATGATGAGTTAAAGTCTCCCCATCTGCCCATAGACAGTAGGCAGTATAGCTCCCTGGAAACCACCGAGCAAAGCTGGGTTTGagtctgattttttttggttCCATAATGTGTTATCTGAGTCATACTGAGTAGGTTTCTTCAGATCCCTCACCTGCAAATTGGGGAATGGTGCACATCTTGTGGGACTAGTATAAATAGGACTGTATGTGAAGTGCTGGACCTGGGGTGACTATGCTCTCCTCCTAATGTGGATTCATAAATGTCATAATAGGAAGGGAACTTGGGGGCTTTTTAGGtattgtctttccatttatttttcctttggatcTTAAGTACATAGAATTATACCTATCATAATTCTAGCTTCATGACACAGTCATCATTGATCCATGCATGACCCTCTTTTATTAATCTACttacccatctatccatccatttactctctctctctccatccgtTCCTTCCAATAATCAGTCCATCTACCTATCTACTGACATATCTATTTATCAACTTACActgttattctatttttaaatttataatgataTACACATTCATGAAGCTACCACTCAGAATGGAAGCTAGAATCCTGATACTAACTTCCAACTACCTATACATACCCacccttttcattcttttcccttcccctaccTCAGGCTACCATTTAAAATCTTgagttcagggatgcctgggtgggtcagtggtttagtgtctgccttcggcctagggtgtgatcctggagtcctgggatcaagtcccacattggtctccctgcatggatcctgcttctccctctgccagtgtctctaccattctctccctctctctctctctctctctttctctgtctttcatgagtaaataaataaaatctttaaaaaaatcttgagttcatctattttgaaaaaatatgggtttataaaatttatatgtatccCTAAAAACCATTTGTTAGCTGTTTTTAGCTTTAGAAACATAATATCATGCTGTATGAAATCTTTTAGGTCTTATTCACTCCTAATATTGTATTTGCTAAGATTTATCCACATTATTGTATGCAGCTATAGTTCATCCACTTTTATTGCTCTATAACATTCCGTTCTGTGATTTATACTAAGTTATTTGCCCATCATCCTGTGCCTGcacatttggattgttttgtcaggtttttctaatttgaaaccatgctaacatgtatatatatatatatatatatatttgaatataccTCCTGGAGCACATGTGAAAGAGTTTCTTTGGGATATATATAACTCAAAGGCAGAAATAGCAGGTTATGGAGTATGTGAATGTTCAAGTTCAaattttccaaactgttttccaaaagcaGCTGTGCCACTTGACATACCCATCAGCAACATGAGAAAGAGTCAatggcttctttattttttctatgtagGGACCAAGTGGTGTCTCAGGGtggttttgctttggtttttccCGATTACTAATGAGATTGGACATCTctttatatgtttattggccatagATGTTTcttataacattttaatgaagGAGCTGTAAAGGTCTCATGCACAACAGGCTTTCCTTGAGGAGTCTGGGAGAGGCCTTCAGAATTGCAGGTTTGTGTGCCTCCCTGGATAGGAGCTTAATTTGCCTCTTCTGGGTTTCTTGCTCAGGGTCATGGACTTCATGCCCAGAATCCCCAGAGAAACTGCTGTCCATAGGATGTGAAAGGCTACCTCTCAGCCTTTCCCAGTCCAGGCTCTCATCCTTTCTGTGGGCtgcaggagacagggagggacagccAGTGCTAGACAGGTGTCAGGAGGCTGGTGGGACAGGAGAAGCTTTGGTAGTGGCTGCAGGCTTCATGGCAAGTGCTGTTCCTGGATCAGTTCTCCTAAATAAAACAGGAGGGACTGAGGCTCCTGTGTCACTGTGGAGGGCCTTGTGGTACCTGTGACCTGCAGGGGAAGCGGGGAGCTGGGGCAAAGCCCTTGTTCTCAGGCTTCTCATCATAGATCACCTCAAGAGTGTGGTTTCCATATTAAGCATCCTTCCTGGGGTGCTACCCCTGCCCAGAACAGGGAAGCCTGCATCTTTGTGCATCTTCAGCCTGGAactgtgaggggcagaggggaagattGAAAGGATTGGGGCACAGTTCTTAGAGACACTCTGGATTCCACATACCTTCAAGGTCAGTATGAAATGGCTTCTTCTCACAGTGCCCCCTGTTGGCCTGGAGTATCCCCGCCCCTGGAAACCCAACCTCTCTCTGAGGTCCCCCTTACCTGGAAGGGAATCTCCTCTTGAGGACACAGATGGTGCAAAGTGCAGTGAGAGAAAACAACTTCCAGCCAAGCAGGATGAGGGTCCCAGAGGGGGCGCTGAATGCTCTGGCTTCTGGAAAGATATGGGGATGAACTTGGCTTCCGGCTCTCACCTCTCAACCCTTAGGCAGGCCTAGCCTCACCTCAGACTCTGGTCTTAAGACTCAGCCGGAGAAGGAATCCCCTCACCTCTCTAAGCCTCGTTTcataatctttaaaatggggatgataacacGTACCTCAGGATGTCTCGGTATCAAATGAGAGCACCCTAATAGGTGCTTGGTAATTGTTGAATCCCAACGGCTTTGGACAGGGTGGGTGAAAATGGGGGAAGATAGTTCAGATGAATTTAGCTATTCACTGGAAGAGCTGGTGCCAGAAGTGTGCAGTCAGGATCCAGCTGGGTGATGAAAGCAGGCAGCAGCCTCTGGGACCAAATAGCACCCTCAGCTGAGGTTGCTCTAATTGCTGTCCCATTTATTAAAgaagattgttatttatttattcatgagagacatacaaagagagtcagagacacaggcagagggagaagcaggctccatgcaggaagcccgacatgggacttgatcctgggtctccaggatcacaccctgggctggaggcagtgctaaaccactgagccacccgggctgccctgtcccattttatagatgaaggaacTGAGTTACAGGAAGGTGAAGTGACTTCCTCAAAGTCACGCATGACAGACATGGCAGAACCATCTTATGAACCTGGCCTGTTGGTGTCCAGGTCTGGACCTTTCACTGCTTGGttattcccccctcccccactcaccccAACATGCTGGCTCACCTCTGAACTCACTCAGTTGCATGCTGGCCTGGACCGGTGGCTGGGCCTCTTGCCACACTTGGCAGGTGaactgtgctttgtcctcagagGTGTAGACCAGGATATGACTGTCTTGGTTGAATGTGCCATCTGGGTTCTTGGTGAGCACGGAAGCCTCACAGGCCTTAAGGCCTCTGTTCATCTCTAGCCAGGTGCTTTGTATGACTTCAGGGTAGAACCTTTGGATGTGGCAAGTGAGTATGGCCAGCTGAAGGCTTGGAACCTGGTGTGCTGATATAGTCACTGTGGGTATAACTGAAACAACAgcccttcctttgttccttccttccctcaagcAAAAGATGCTCAAGGAGCATCCTTAGCTTTCCAACCCTGGTTCTTGGGATACAGCAGCAAGCAAGACTATCCCTGCCTCACAGAGCTCCTGCTCTTCTATGAAGGACATAGAAGGAGAAAATCAGGGACATGATCCTCATACGGGTTCTGAGAACCTACACAGGATCACCTGACCTGGTCTGGAGATGGGGCATATTAGGGAAGAGTTTCTGAAAGAAGTGACCTTTCAGCAGAAATAAGAGAGATGAATAGGAGTTAACTGCATGTGGCAGATTGTGTTTTCCAAAAATGGCCACAGCAAGTCCCCACATGTCTTCCAGAACCTTGCCATTCCCCATTGGAAAGGGAGTCTACTTCTGCCCTGGAACCTGGGTGGGACTTTGTGACTGCCTGATGAAGAGTATAGCAGAGCTGACACTGTAATTTCCAAAGGACGGTTATCAAAGTTGGTGTGACTACCACTTGGGACTCTTGGGACATTCACTTTTGGAGCTACAAGGACGCTCAAACTAACCCACATGGAAAGATGATCAGGAGAGGCCAATGTCAAAAAGAACAGAAGCCCCAAGCCAATAGCCAGCACCAATGGCCAGGCATGTTAGCGAAGCAGTTTTGAGATGATCTTAGCCCTGTAATCATTGAGGTGAGGTCCCAGACATCATGAAGCAGAGATAAACCATCTCTGCTAGGCCCTCTCCAAATTCTTGCCTTACAGAATATGTGAGCATAATAATTTGGGAGATTTGGAGTAAGTTTAGAGCATTGGAATATGTTTGGGAATAATTTGCTATGCAGTCCTGCTAACTGGAACATTAGGCAAAGGGACTGGTGGAGGGCCAGAGGAAGGAAGGCTCTGGGAGAGGCCACATGTAGGGAAGTGCCTCTCAGGTAGAGGGAAGGGCATGGGCAGAGGTCCTGAGGTGAAGCCTAGCGTGTCCAAGGGCAGAAAAATGATCAGAATGAGTGAGGGTGAGCATGAGCGAGATGAAGCCAAATTCATAGCCCCTGGCCATGAAGACTATCTGCACTTACTGGTCCTACACACTTGCTCCTGGGGGCACATAACAACATCCTAAGGAGCCCATACATTGGTAGTTTAAG
It encodes the following:
- the LOC112909922 gene encoding signal-regulatory protein beta-1-like isoform X7, with the translated sequence MPAPASPPRLPLPPLLLPLLLGLTGVAGEVELQVIQPEKSVSLPPGETLTLRCTLTSLIPIGTVRWFRGTESGRELIFSFRGGHFPRVTNITDATKRNNVDFSIRISNITPADAGTYYCVKFQKGNPDVELKSGPGTRVFVHVIPTVTISAHQVPSLQLAILTCHIQRFYPEVIQSTWLEMNRGLKACEASVLTKNPDGTFNQDSHILVYTSEDKAQFTCQVWQEAQPPVQASMQLSEFREARAFSAPSGTLILLGWKLFSLTALCTICVLKRRFPSRRTDPGTALAMKPAATTKASPVPPAS
- the LOC112909922 gene encoding signal-regulatory protein beta-1-like isoform X6; amino-acid sequence: MPAPASPPRLPLPPLLLPLLLGLTGVAGEVELQVIQPEKSVSLPPGETLTLRCTLTSLIPIGTVRWFRGTESGRELIFSFRGGHFPRVTNITDATKRNNVDFSIRISNITPADAGTYYCVKFQKGNPDVELKSGPGTRVFVHVIPTVTISAHQVPSLQLAILTCHIQRFYPEVIQSTWLEMNRGLKACEASVLTKNPDGTFNQDSHILVYTSEDKAQFTCQVWQEAQPPVQASMQLSEFREARAFSAPSGTLILLGWKLFSLTALCTICVLKRRFPSSSRLKMHKDAGFPVLGRGSTPGRMLNMETTLLR
- the LOC112909922 gene encoding signal-regulatory protein beta-1-like isoform X8, producing the protein MPAPASPPRLPLPPLLLPLLLGLTGVAGEVELQVIQPEKSVSLPPGETLTLRCTLTSLIPIGTVRWFRGTESGRELIFSFRGGHFPRVTNITDATKRNNVDFSIRISNITPADAGTYYCVKFQKGNPDVELKSGPGTRVFVHAHQVPSLQLAILTCHIQRFYPEVIQSTWLEMNRGLKACEASVLTKNPDGTFNQDSHILVYTSEDKAQFTCQVWQEAQPPVQASMQLSEFREARAFSAPSGTLILLGWKLFSLTALCTICVLKRRFPSSSRLKMHKDAGFPVLGRGSTPGRMLNMETTLLR